The sequence below is a genomic window from Vibrio mangrovi.
AAAGACCAGAATGAAAACTACGGTTACAGCGCTTCGCTTTCCAACCGTAAAGTCAATGGTCTGCTGGGCACCGAGCTGCCGATCGACTATGCCGACGGCGACACTAACTGTATGGCGCATCTGCTCAATGAAAACCAGATTACCACTGTGATTCTTGACGATGGCTATCGTAGCTGGGGCAACCTGAGCTGTTCAGATGATCCGAAATGGCAGTTCAACTCACACGTTCGCGTCAATGACATGATTCTGGACATGATTACCAGCGGCCTGAAATGGGCGCGGGACCGTAAAATTCTGGCCACCTTCGTTGAAGATGTGGTGGATACGGTTCAGAACGGTCTGGACGGGGAAGTCCGCAAAGGCCATCTCTACGGTGCAACCGTATGGGCTGATCCGGATTTAAACCCAGCGGATTCAATCATCGCCGGAAACTTTTATCTGGACTATGACTTCACACCACCAGGAATCGCTCAGGCCATTCATGTGACGAGTCATTTTGTCAACGATTACGCTGATGTGATTTTCGAGTAAGGAGCAGTTATGGAACGCAGACCACCAAAAGTACTGGCTGATTTTGCCTGGTATCAGGACGGTGTAGGCATGATTGGCCTGACACCAAAGATTAAATTACCTTCGCTGGACCGTGAAGTCGAAGAGTACATCGCAGGCGGCATGGCCGGCACCATGAAAATTGATATGGGCGCCGTCACTGTTGAAGACCTCGAAGTCACTCTGGCTGAGCCGAATATCGAGACTATCAAGCTGTTTGGTTTGACCAACGGGCATGAAAAACAGTTTGTCTTCCGTTCGGCAATGCGCGGCACATCTGGCGTTGATAAGTTTGTGATCAAAGTACAGGGCCGTGTCATCGGGCTTGATCTGGGCGAAATTGAACGGAAAAAGCTGGCTGAGACAACCTGTAAGATCACCTGGACAGCTTACACCATCGAAAACAATGGAGAAGAAATCCTGAAAGTGGATCTGATCTCCGGAATTGAGCGTGTTGGCGGTGCTGACCTTCGGGCAGACATTAATAAAGCATTAGGTATTGCGTAGGAGCCAGAATGTATACACCAATTAAAGTTTCACTGCAGGTTACAACTGAATTAGACGGTAAGCCGCAACATGAGATCGAAATGCGTCCGCCGACCACCAATGATGTCATCCACGCCCAGAAACTCGGGCGTATGGCTGCCAGCAATGGTTCTGTTTCGGAAGAAAGCGAGCACGAAGCGCATCTCTTTGCGGCACTGACCAATACAACCCGCGAGTTTATCGGTCAACTGGCATTTTATGATTATGTCCAGCTGCAAAAAGCGTA
It includes:
- a CDS encoding phage major tail tube protein: MERRPPKVLADFAWYQDGVGMIGLTPKIKLPSLDREVEEYIAGGMAGTMKIDMGAVTVEDLEVTLAEPNIETIKLFGLTNGHEKQFVFRSAMRGTSGVDKFVIKVQGRVIGLDLGEIERKKLAETTCKITWTAYTIENNGEEILKVDLISGIERVGGADLRADINKALGIA
- a CDS encoding phage tail assembly protein, which translates into the protein MYTPIKVSLQVTTELDGKPQHEIEMRPPTTNDVIHAQKLGRMAASNGSVSEESEHEAHLFAALTNTTREFIGQLAFYDYVQLQKAYDCFLLPIPQFVAKSALLFPGSAGESLCENSGN